The following coding sequences are from one Frigoribacterium sp. Leaf415 window:
- a CDS encoding adenylate kinase, whose protein sequence is MSAAETRLSPRLLIVGPPGAGKGTQAVAIADSLGIPAISTGDIFRANVKNETELGLKVKAILDAGDYVPDSLTNELISDRLSQADAAEGFLLDGYPRTLQQVEFLDEHLAEQGQSLTTVVQLVADRDEIVERLRKRALDQGRSDDTEDAIRHRQDVYLRETAPLVDTYRQRGLLVEVDGLGSIDEVAGRIESALAARGFTSVASAS, encoded by the coding sequence ATGAGCGCCGCTGAGACCCGACTCAGCCCGCGCCTCCTCATCGTCGGTCCCCCCGGGGCCGGCAAGGGCACCCAAGCGGTCGCCATCGCCGACTCGCTGGGCATCCCGGCGATCTCGACCGGTGACATCTTCCGCGCCAACGTCAAGAACGAGACCGAACTCGGCCTCAAGGTGAAGGCGATCCTCGACGCGGGCGACTACGTCCCGGACAGCCTCACCAACGAACTCATCTCCGACCGGCTGTCGCAGGCCGACGCGGCCGAGGGCTTCCTCCTCGACGGTTACCCGCGCACCCTGCAGCAGGTCGAGTTCCTCGACGAGCACCTCGCCGAGCAGGGGCAGTCCCTGACGACCGTGGTCCAGCTCGTCGCCGACCGTGACGAGATCGTCGAGCGTCTCCGCAAACGTGCCCTCGACCAGGGCCGTTCCGACGACACCGAGGACGCCATCCGCCACCGGCAGGACGTCTACCTCCGCGAGACCGCTCCCCTGGTCGACACGTACCGACAGCGTGGCCTGCTGGTCGAGGTCGACGGGCTGGGCAGCATCGACGAGGTCGCCGGGCGCATCGAGTCGGCTCTCGCCGCCCGCGGGTTCACGTCCGTCGCTTCGGCCTCCTGA
- the secY gene encoding preprotein translocase subunit SecY, with translation MFRAVARIMRTPDLRRKIGFTLGIIALFRLGSFIPAPFVDYQNVQACLAGNQGTSGLYELVNLFSGGALLQLSIFALGIMPYITSSIIVQLLRVVIPHFDTLYKEGQSGQAKLTQYTRYLTIALGVLQSTTLITVARSGALFGSSGIAECSQLITNDAWYAVMLMVVTMTAGTGLIMWMGELITERGIGNGMSLLIFTSIAARFPTALWSIAQSRSFEIFLLVIAVGLIIMALVVFVEQSQRRIPVQYAKRMVGRRTYGGNNTYIPIKVNMAGVVPVIFASSLLYLPALVAQFNQPSDGTAPPAWVSWVQANLTSGDNPLYMVLYFALIVGFTYFYVAITFNPEEVADNMKKYGGFIPGIRAGRPTAEYLDYVLTRVTLPGALYLGIIALIPLIALATVGANQNFPFGGASILIIVGVGLETVKQIDSQLQQRHYEGLLR, from the coding sequence GTGTTCAGAGCTGTCGCGCGCATCATGCGCACCCCCGACCTGCGTCGCAAGATCGGGTTCACGCTCGGCATCATCGCGCTCTTCCGGCTGGGTAGCTTCATCCCCGCGCCGTTCGTCGACTACCAGAACGTCCAGGCCTGCCTCGCCGGCAACCAGGGCACCTCGGGTCTGTACGAGCTCGTCAACCTGTTCAGCGGTGGCGCTCTGCTGCAGCTGTCGATCTTCGCGCTGGGCATCATGCCTTACATCACCTCGTCGATCATCGTGCAGTTGCTGCGAGTGGTCATCCCGCACTTCGACACCCTCTACAAAGAGGGCCAGTCCGGGCAGGCGAAACTCACCCAGTACACGCGGTACCTCACCATCGCCCTGGGCGTCCTCCAGTCGACGACCCTCATCACTGTGGCCCGCTCCGGCGCCCTGTTCGGCTCGTCGGGCATCGCCGAGTGCAGCCAGCTGATCACGAACGACGCCTGGTACGCCGTCATGCTCATGGTCGTCACGATGACCGCCGGTACCGGCCTCATCATGTGGATGGGCGAGCTCATCACCGAGCGCGGCATCGGCAACGGCATGTCGTTGCTGATCTTCACCTCGATCGCCGCCCGCTTCCCGACCGCCCTCTGGAGCATCGCCCAGTCGCGCAGCTTCGAGATCTTCCTGCTCGTCATCGCCGTCGGTCTGATCATCATGGCGCTCGTCGTATTCGTCGAGCAGTCCCAGCGGCGGATCCCCGTCCAGTACGCCAAACGCATGGTCGGGAGGCGAACCTACGGCGGAAACAACACGTACATCCCGATCAAGGTCAACATGGCCGGTGTCGTGCCGGTCATCTTCGCCTCGTCGCTGCTCTACCTGCCGGCCCTGGTGGCACAGTTCAACCAGCCCTCCGACGGCACGGCTCCGCCCGCCTGGGTCAGCTGGGTGCAGGCGAACCTCACCTCGGGTGACAACCCGCTCTACATGGTGCTATATTTCGCGCTCATCGTCGGGTTCACGTACTTCTACGTCGCGATCACTTTCAACCCCGAAGAGGTCGCCGACAACATGAAGAAGTACGGCGGGTTCATCCCCGGCATCCGTGCCGGTCGCCCCACCGCCGAGTACCTCGACTACGTGCTGACGCGTGTCACGCTGCCCGGCGCCCTGTACCTCGGCATCATCGCGCTCATCCCGTTGATCGCCTTGGCCACGGTCGGTGCGAACCAGAACTTCCCCTTCGGAGGCGCCAGCATCCTGATCATCGTGGGTGTCGGTCTCGAGACGGTCAAGCAGATCGACTCGCAGCTCCAGCAGCGTCACTACGAGGGCCTGCTCCGATGA
- the rplO gene encoding 50S ribosomal protein L15, with protein sequence MADEKNEAAAKAAPKKAAAPKATTTKAAAPKAAAKKPAADKAAASTGSTTKVAPASTTSSDDVARPQVLKVHHLRPAPGAKKAKTRVGRGEGSKGKTAGRGTKGQKARYQVKVGFEGGQMPLHMRTPKLRGFKNPFRVEYQVVNLEKLNELYPQGGDVTVGDLVAKGAVRKNEKVKVLGQGDLSVKLTVAVDKVSGSAEDKIVAAGGSVSK encoded by the coding sequence ATGGCTGACGAGAAGAACGAGGCCGCCGCGAAGGCCGCCCCGAAGAAGGCCGCCGCCCCCAAGGCGACGACCACCAAGGCTGCAGCTCCCAAGGCTGCAGCCAAGAAGCCGGCGGCCGACAAGGCCGCTGCGTCGACGGGCTCGACCACCAAGGTCGCTCCCGCCTCGACGACGTCCTCCGACGACGTCGCGCGTCCCCAGGTGCTCAAGGTGCACCACCTTCGTCCGGCTCCCGGTGCCAAGAAGGCGAAGACGCGCGTCGGTCGTGGTGAGGGCTCGAAGGGTAAGACGGCCGGTCGTGGCACCAAGGGTCAGAAGGCCCGGTACCAGGTCAAGGTCGGCTTCGAGGGTGGCCAGATGCCGCTCCACATGCGGACTCCGAAGCTGCGCGGGTTCAAGAACCCGTTCCGCGTCGAGTACCAGGTGGTCAACCTCGAGAAGCTGAACGAGCTCTACCCGCAGGGTGGTGACGTCACCGTCGGTGACCTCGTCGCCAAGGGTGCCGTTCGGAAGAACGAGAAGGTCAAGGTCCTCGGACAGGGCGACCTGAGCGTCAAGCTCACCGTCGCGGTCGACAAGGTCTCCGGCTCCGCCGAAGACAAGATCGTCGCCGCCGGCGGGTCCGTCAGCAAGTAA
- the rpmD gene encoding 50S ribosomal protein L30, whose product MAANLKVTQIKSVISEKQNQRDTLRSLGLKRIGQSVVREDTKQNRGYVNTVAHLVKVEEID is encoded by the coding sequence ATGGCCGCCAACCTCAAGGTGACCCAGATCAAGTCCGTAATCAGCGAGAAGCAGAACCAGCGTGACACGCTGCGGAGCCTGGGCCTCAAGCGCATCGGCCAGTCGGTCGTTCGCGAGGACACCAAGCAGAACCGCGGCTACGTCAACACGGTCGCCCACCTCGTGAAGGTCGAGGAGATTGACTAA
- the rpsE gene encoding 30S ribosomal protein S5 gives MSDATNTTPPAETEATKAPAEAVVERPVETAAGSESNNREGGRTDRRGGQGRGDRNQGGRGRGDRDDKSQFLERVVTINRVSKVVKGGRRFSFTALVVVGDGNGLVGVGYGKAREVPTAISKGVEEAKKNFFRVPRIGNTIPHPVQGEAAAGVVMLRPASAGTGVIAGGPVRAVLECAGVHDVLSKSLGSSNTINIVHATVEALQQLEEPRAVAARRGLDIDAVMPAFMVRAEQAARTAATEKAGA, from the coding sequence GTGAGCGACGCTACGAACACCACTCCCCCCGCAGAGACCGAAGCGACCAAGGCGCCGGCTGAGGCCGTTGTCGAGCGTCCCGTCGAGACCGCTGCCGGCTCGGAGTCGAACAACCGCGAGGGTGGTCGCACCGACCGCCGTGGCGGCCAGGGTCGCGGTGACCGCAACCAGGGTGGCCGCGGACGCGGCGACCGTGACGACAAGAGCCAGTTCCTGGAGCGCGTCGTCACGATCAATCGTGTGTCGAAGGTCGTCAAGGGCGGTCGTCGCTTCAGCTTCACCGCGCTCGTCGTCGTCGGTGACGGCAACGGGCTGGTCGGTGTCGGCTACGGCAAGGCCCGAGAGGTCCCCACGGCCATCAGCAAGGGCGTCGAAGAGGCCAAGAAGAACTTCTTCCGCGTCCCGCGCATCGGCAACACGATCCCGCACCCCGTGCAGGGTGAGGCCGCTGCCGGCGTCGTCATGCTGCGTCCGGCTTCGGCCGGTACCGGTGTCATCGCCGGTGGTCCCGTCCGCGCCGTGCTCGAGTGCGCCGGCGTGCACGACGTCCTGAGCAAGTCGCTCGGTTCGTCGAACACGATCAACATCGTCCACGCCACGGTCGAGGCGCTGCAGCAGCTCGAAGAGCCGCGCGCCGTCGCCGCCCGTCGTGGACTCGACATCGACGCTGTCATGCCGGCCTTCATGGTCCGTGCCGAGCAAGCAGCTCGTACCGCCGCAACCGAGAAGGCAGGTGCCTGA
- the rplR gene encoding 50S ribosomal protein L18, with protein MGLGTRGKSKSAATKRRHTRLRKKVVGTEERPRLVVTRSARHVFVQVVDDSKGFTVASASTLEADLRTFDGDKTAKSRKVGELVAERAKAAGIEAVVFDRGGNKYAGRVAAIAEGAREAGLNL; from the coding sequence ATGGGTCTCGGTACACGAGGAAAAAGCAAGTCGGCTGCCACCAAGCGCCGTCACACCCGCCTGCGCAAGAAGGTCGTGGGCACCGAAGAGCGCCCCCGTCTCGTCGTCACCCGTTCGGCCCGGCACGTCTTCGTGCAGGTCGTCGACGACAGCAAGGGCTTCACCGTCGCCAGCGCATCGACCCTCGAGGCCGACCTGCGCACGTTCGACGGTGACAAGACCGCGAAGTCCCGCAAGGTCGGCGAGCTCGTCGCCGAGCGCGCGAAGGCTGCGGGCATCGAGGCCGTCGTGTTCGATCGCGGCGGCAACAAGTACGCCGGACGCGTCGCGGCCATCGCCGAAGGCGCCCGAGAGGCTGGTTTGAACCTGTGA
- the rplF gene encoding 50S ribosomal protein L6 — MSRIGRLPISIPAGVDVKIDGQAVSVKGPKGELSLVVKSPIEAKIEEGTVVVTRPDDERESRSLHGLTRTLIANQIIGVTEGYTKGLEVVGTGYRVQAKGSNVEFALGYSHPITVEPPAGISFTVEGNNKLTVVGIDKQAVGEMAANIRKLRKPEPYKGKGVRYAGEVVRRKAGKSGK, encoded by the coding sequence ATGTCTCGAATCGGAAGACTCCCCATCTCGATCCCTGCCGGGGTCGACGTGAAGATCGACGGCCAGGCCGTCAGCGTCAAGGGCCCCAAGGGTGAGCTGTCGCTCGTCGTCAAGAGCCCCATCGAAGCCAAGATCGAAGAAGGCACGGTCGTCGTGACCCGTCCGGACGACGAGCGCGAGTCGCGTTCGCTCCACGGCCTCACGCGCACCCTGATCGCCAACCAGATCATCGGCGTCACCGAGGGCTACACCAAGGGCCTCGAGGTCGTCGGAACCGGCTACCGCGTCCAGGCCAAGGGCTCGAACGTAGAGTTCGCCCTGGGTTACTCGCACCCCATCACCGTCGAGCCGCCCGCGGGCATCAGCTTCACGGTCGAGGGCAACAACAAGCTCACCGTCGTCGGGATCGACAAGCAGGCCGTCGGCGAGATGGCTGCCAACATCCGCAAGCTGCGCAAGCCCGAGCCCTACAAGGGCAAGGGTGTCCGCTACGCCGGCGAGGTCGTCCGCCGCAAGGCCGGAAAGTCAGGTAAGTAA
- the rpsH gene encoding 30S ribosomal protein S8 gives MTMTDPVADLLTRLRNANSAFHETVSLPSSKLKSHIAEILKREGFIESWKVEDARVGQTLTIDLKYGPARERSIKGIKRVSKPGLRVYAKSTEIPQVLGGLGVAILSTSSGLLTDREAQKKGVGGEVLAYVW, from the coding sequence ATGACGATGACAGATCCGGTCGCAGACCTGCTGACCAGACTGCGCAACGCGAACTCGGCTTTCCACGAGACCGTGTCGCTCCCGAGCAGCAAGCTCAAGTCCCACATCGCCGAGATCCTCAAGCGCGAGGGTTTCATCGAGTCGTGGAAGGTCGAAGACGCCCGCGTGGGCCAGACCCTCACGATCGACCTCAAGTACGGCCCCGCCCGTGAGCGCTCCATCAAGGGCATCAAGCGCGTGTCGAAGCCCGGCCTCCGCGTCTACGCCAAGTCGACCGAGATCCCCCAGGTGCTCGGTGGCCTCGGTGTCGCCATCCTGTCGACTTCCTCCGGTCTGCTGACCGACCGTGAGGCCCAGAAGAAGGGCGTAGGCGGAGAAGTCCTCGCCTACGTGTGGTAA
- the rplE gene encoding 50S ribosomal protein L5 — protein sequence MTDTTTQAATALPRLKAKYRAEIIEQLKSDFGFTNVHQVPGLVKIVVNTGVGEAARDSKIIDGAIKDLTAITGQKPQVTKARKSIAQFKLREGQPIGAHVTLRGDRAWEFLDRLLSLALPRIRDFRGLSDRQFDGNGNYTFGLNEQSMFHEIDQDRIDRVRGFDITVVTTAKNDDEGRALLKALGFPFRSADSAN from the coding sequence ATGACCGACACCACCACGCAGGCCGCCACGGCCCTCCCGCGGCTGAAGGCCAAGTACCGCGCCGAGATCATCGAGCAGCTGAAGTCGGACTTCGGCTTCACGAACGTGCACCAGGTGCCCGGACTCGTGAAGATCGTCGTCAACACCGGTGTCGGTGAAGCGGCTCGCGACAGCAAGATCATCGACGGCGCCATCAAGGACCTGACGGCCATCACCGGCCAGAAGCCCCAGGTCACCAAGGCTCGCAAGTCCATCGCGCAGTTCAAGCTCCGCGAGGGCCAGCCCATCGGTGCACACGTCACGCTCCGTGGCGACCGTGCCTGGGAGTTCCTCGACCGACTGCTGTCGCTCGCGCTTCCTCGCATCCGTGACTTCCGTGGTCTGAGCGACCGCCAGTTCGACGGCAACGGCAACTACACCTTCGGTCTCAACGAACAGAGCATGTTCCACGAGATCGATCAGGACCGCATCGACCGCGTCCGTGGCTTCGACATCACCGTCGTCACGACCGCCAAGAACGACGACGAGGGTCGCGCGCTGCTCAAGGCGCTCGGGTTCCCGTTCCGTTCGGCCGACTCGGCCAACTAA
- the rplX gene encoding 50S ribosomal protein L24, translating to MANIKKGDLVQVITGASQARGGDRGKQGKVLEVLVERNRVVVEGVNFVTKHVRVGQTQRGSKTGGIETHEAPIHVSNVAVVDPKTKKPTRVGFREETVTKDGVSKTVRVRYAKKSGENL from the coding sequence ATGGCAAACATCAAGAAGGGTGACCTCGTGCAGGTCATCACCGGTGCCTCGCAGGCCCGCGGCGGAGACCGCGGCAAGCAGGGCAAGGTCCTCGAGGTGCTCGTCGAGCGCAACCGCGTGGTCGTCGAAGGCGTCAACTTCGTCACCAAGCACGTGCGTGTCGGCCAGACCCAGCGTGGTTCCAAGACCGGTGGCATCGAGACGCACGAGGCACCGATCCACGTGTCGAACGTCGCCGTCGTCGACCCCAAGACCAAGAAGCCGACCCGCGTCGGCTTCCGCGAAGAGACGGTCACCAAGGACGGCGTGTCCAAGACCGTCCGCGTCCGTTACGCCAAGAAGTCTGGTGAGAACCTCTGA
- the rplN gene encoding 50S ribosomal protein L14, with the protein MIQQESRLKIADNTGAKEILTIRVLGGSGRRYAGLGDVIVATVKDAIPGGNVKKGDVVKAVIVRTKKEVRRPDGSYIKFDENAAVILKADGDPRGTRIFGPVGRELRDKKFMKIISLAPEVI; encoded by the coding sequence GTGATTCAGCAAGAATCCCGCCTCAAGATCGCCGACAACACCGGGGCAAAAGAGATCCTCACCATCCGCGTCCTCGGTGGCTCCGGCCGTCGTTACGCCGGTCTGGGTGACGTGATCGTCGCCACGGTGAAGGACGCCATCCCCGGTGGCAACGTGAAGAAGGGTGACGTCGTCAAGGCCGTCATCGTTCGCACCAAGAAAGAGGTCCGTCGTCCGGACGGCTCTTACATCAAGTTCGACGAGAACGCCGCAGTGATCCTGAAGGCCGACGGAGACCCCCGCGGAACCCGCATCTTCGGACCGGTCGGTCGCGAACTCCGCGACAAGAAGTTCATGAAGATCATCTCGCTGGCGCCGGAGGTTATCTAA
- the rpsQ gene encoding 30S ribosomal protein S17, translating to MATENKTEVDSAAVEVRGYRKTRRGYVTSDKMDKTIVVEVEDRVKHPLYGKVIRRTSKVKVHDEANAAGVGDLVVISETRPLSASKRWRLVEILEKAK from the coding sequence ATGGCCACCGAGAACAAGACCGAGGTCGACTCGGCTGCCGTCGAGGTCCGCGGCTACCGCAAGACGCGTCGCGGCTACGTCACCAGCGACAAGATGGACAAGACCATCGTCGTCGAGGTCGAGGACCGCGTGAAGCACCCCCTGTACGGCAAGGTCATCCGCCGCACGTCCAAGGTCAAGGTCCACGACGAGGCCAACGCGGCCGGTGTCGGCGACCTCGTCGTGATCAGCGAGACCCGTCCGCTCAGCGCCTCCAAGCGCTGGCGCCTGGTCGAGATCCTCGAGAAGGCGAAGTAG
- the rpmC gene encoding 50S ribosomal protein L29, translating into MAIGSKELRPVELDTFEDERLVDELKKAKEELFNLRFQSATGQLESHGRLRAVKRDIARIYTVLRERELGIRATPAPVEAAPKAAKKSTKKADKPAETADETAEESK; encoded by the coding sequence ATGGCGATCGGTTCCAAGGAGCTCCGTCCTGTCGAGCTCGACACATTCGAAGACGAGCGTCTCGTCGATGAGCTGAAGAAGGCGAAGGAAGAACTCTTCAACCTTCGCTTCCAGTCGGCCACCGGCCAGCTCGAGAGCCACGGCCGCCTTCGTGCCGTGAAGCGCGACATCGCTCGCATCTACACGGTCCTGCGTGAGCGCGAGCTCGGCATCCGTGCCACCCCCGCCCCGGTCGAGGCGGCCCCCAAGGCCGCCAAGAAGTCGACCAAGAAGGCTGACAAGCCGGCCGAGACGGCTGACGAGACCGCCGAGGAGAGCAAGTAA
- the rplP gene encoding 50S ribosomal protein L16, whose protein sequence is MLIPRRVKHRKQHHPGRSGQATGGTKVSFGEYGIQALTPAYVTNRQIESARIAMTRHIKRGGKVWINIYPDRPLTKKPAETRMGSGKGSPEWWVANVKPGRVLFELSGVSEEIAKEALTRAIHKLPLKARIIKREEGDA, encoded by the coding sequence ATGCTTATCCCCCGTCGTGTCAAGCACCGCAAGCAGCACCACCCCGGCCGTAGTGGCCAGGCCACTGGTGGCACCAAGGTCAGCTTCGGTGAGTACGGCATCCAGGCCCTCACGCCCGCTTACGTGACCAACCGTCAGATCGAGTCCGCTCGTATCGCGATGACGCGTCACATCAAGCGTGGCGGAAAGGTGTGGATCAACATCTACCCCGACCGTCCCCTCACGAAGAAGCCCGCCGAAACCCGCATGGGTTCCGGTAAGGGTTCGCCCGAGTGGTGGGTCGCGAACGTCAAGCCGGGTCGCGTGCTCTTCGAGCTCAGCGGCGTGAGCGAGGAGATCGCCAAAGAGGCGCTCACTCGTGCAATCCACAAGCTGCCCCTCAAGGCACGCATCATCAAGCGCGAGGAGGGCGACGCATAA
- the rpsC gene encoding 30S ribosomal protein S3, which produces MGQKVNPYGFRLGITTDHVSRWFTDSTKPGQRYSDYVAEDVKIRTLLKTSLDRAGVAKIEIERTRDRVRVDIHTARPGIVIGRRGAEAERIRGDLEKLTSKQIQLNILEVKNPEAEAQLVAQGIAEQLAARVAFRRAMRKGLQGAQRAGAKGVRIQVSGRLGGAEMSRSEFYREGRVPLHTLRANIDYGFYEAKTTFGRIGVKVWIYKGDITNKELAREQANQKSSRPERRNDRDGARRGGGDRAPREQKAPATTGAEA; this is translated from the coding sequence ATGGGCCAGAAAGTCAACCCGTACGGCTTCCGTCTGGGCATCACCACCGACCACGTGTCGCGGTGGTTCACCGACAGCACCAAGCCGGGACAGCGTTACAGCGACTACGTCGCCGAGGACGTCAAGATCCGCACCCTGCTCAAGACCTCGCTCGACCGCGCCGGCGTGGCCAAGATCGAGATCGAGCGCACCCGTGACCGTGTCCGCGTCGACATCCACACCGCCCGTCCGGGCATCGTGATCGGTCGTCGTGGCGCCGAGGCCGAGCGCATCCGCGGCGACCTCGAGAAGCTCACGAGCAAGCAGATCCAGCTGAACATCCTCGAGGTCAAGAACCCCGAGGCCGAGGCCCAGCTCGTCGCCCAGGGCATCGCCGAGCAGCTCGCTGCTCGCGTGGCGTTCCGTCGTGCGATGCGCAAGGGGCTCCAGGGCGCTCAGCGTGCCGGCGCCAAGGGTGTCCGCATCCAGGTGTCGGGCCGTCTCGGCGGCGCCGAGATGAGCCGCTCGGAGTTCTACCGCGAGGGTCGCGTCCCCCTGCACACCCTCCGCGCCAACATCGACTACGGCTTCTACGAGGCCAAGACCACCTTCGGTCGCATCGGTGTCAAGGTCTGGATCTACAAGGGCGACATCACCAACAAGGAGCTCGCGCGCGAGCAGGCGAACCAGAAGTCGTCTCGCCCCGAGCGCCGCAACGACCGTGACGGCGCCCGCCGCGGCGGGGGCGACCGCGCTCCCCGCGAGCAGAAGGCACCCGCCACCACAGGAGCTGAGGCGTAA
- the rplV gene encoding 50S ribosomal protein L22 gives MVESIARVRHIRVTPMKARRVVNLIRGKQAAEALAILKFAPQGASEPVYKLVASAMANARVKADASNSYLDEQDLYISRAFVDQGATLKRFQPRAQGRAFKILKRTSHITIVLSTPDEVEAADATKKASK, from the coding sequence ATGGTGGAGTCGATCGCACGCGTGCGTCACATCCGCGTCACCCCCATGAAGGCCCGTCGTGTCGTCAACCTGATCCGCGGCAAGCAGGCCGCCGAGGCTCTGGCGATCCTGAAGTTCGCGCCTCAGGGCGCCAGCGAGCCCGTCTACAAGCTCGTCGCGTCGGCCATGGCCAACGCTCGGGTCAAGGCGGACGCCTCGAACAGCTACCTCGACGAGCAGGACCTGTACATCAGTCGTGCATTCGTCGACCAGGGCGCCACCCTCAAGCGGTTCCAGCCGCGTGCACAGGGCCGCGCCTTCAAGATCCTGAAGCGCACCAGCCACATCACGATCGTCCTCTCGACGCCTGATGAGGTCGAGGCTGCCGACGCTACGAAGAAGGCGAGCAAGTAA
- the rpsS gene encoding 30S ribosomal protein S19, with protein MPRSLKKGPFVDDHLLRKVVSQNEASTKNVIKTWSRRSMIVPNMLGHTIAVHDGRKHIPVFVTESMIGHKLGEFAPTRTFRGHVKDDKKGRRR; from the coding sequence ATGCCACGCAGTCTTAAGAAGGGCCCCTTCGTTGACGACCACCTGCTTCGCAAGGTCGTCTCGCAGAACGAGGCCAGCACCAAGAACGTCATCAAGACCTGGTCGCGCCGTTCGATGATCGTCCCCAACATGCTTGGGCACACCATCGCTGTGCACGACGGACGCAAGCACATCCCCGTGTTCGTGACCGAGAGCATGATCGGCCACAAGCTCGGTGAGTTCGCGCCCACCCGCACCTTCCGTGGTCACGTGAAGGACGACAAGAAGGGTCGTCGCCGCTAA
- the rplB gene encoding 50S ribosomal protein L2, protein MAIRNYKPTTPGRRGSSVADFAEITRSTPEKSLLRPLSKSGGRNNAGRITTRHIGGGHKRQYRVIDFRRNDKDGVNAKVAHIEYDPNRTARIALLHFVDGTKRYIIAPNKLKQGDVVESGAAADIKPGNNLPLKNIPVGTVIHAIELKPGGGAKMARSAGASVRLVAKDGPYAQLRLPSGEVRNVDARCRATIGEVGNAEQSNINWGKAGRMRWKGVRPTVRGVAMNPVDHPHGGGEGKTSGGRHPVSPWGQKEGRTRHPNKESDKLIVRRRNAGKKRK, encoded by the coding sequence ATGGCAATTCGTAACTACAAGCCCACGACCCCGGGTCGCCGCGGTTCGTCGGTCGCCGACTTCGCGGAGATCACGCGTTCGACGCCCGAGAAGTCGCTGCTGCGCCCGCTCTCGAAGTCCGGTGGCCGCAACAACGCCGGTCGCATCACGACCCGTCACATCGGTGGTGGCCACAAGCGCCAGTACCGCGTGATCGACTTCCGTCGCAACGACAAGGACGGCGTCAACGCCAAGGTCGCTCACATTGAGTACGACCCCAACCGCACGGCTCGCATCGCGCTCCTGCACTTCGTGGACGGCACCAAGCGATACATCATCGCGCCGAACAAGCTGAAGCAGGGCGACGTCGTCGAGTCGGGTGCCGCCGCCGACATCAAGCCCGGCAACAACCTGCCGCTCAAAAACATCCCGGTCGGTACCGTCATCCACGCCATCGAGCTCAAGCCCGGTGGAGGCGCGAAGATGGCCCGCTCGGCCGGTGCGTCGGTGCGTCTCGTCGCCAAGGACGGCCCCTACGCGCAGCTCCGTCTGCCGTCGGGCGAGGTCCGCAACGTCGACGCCCGCTGCCGCGCCACGATCGGCGAGGTCGGCAACGCCGAGCAGTCGAACATCAACTGGGGAAAGGCCGGCCGCATGCGCTGGAAGGGCGTCCGCCCGACCGTGCGTGGTGTCGCCATGAACCCCGTCGACCACCCGCACGGTGGTGGTGAGGGCAAGACCTCCGGTGGACGTCACCCGGTCAGCCCGTGGGGCCAGAAAGAGGGCCGCACGCGTCACCCCAACAAAGAGAGCGACAAGCTCATCGTCCGTCGTCGTAACGCTGGCAAGAAGCGTAAGTAG
- the rplW gene encoding 50S ribosomal protein L23 → MSGYGKDPRDVIIAPVVSEKSYSLIDQGKYTFLVDPRSNKTEIKLAIEKIFDVKVDSINTLNRTGKTRRTRFGTGKRKDTKRAIVTLKSGSIDIFTAVG, encoded by the coding sequence ATGAGCGGCTACGGAAAAGACCCCCGCGACGTCATCATCGCGCCCGTCGTCTCCGAGAAGAGCTACTCCCTGATCGACCAGGGCAAGTACACCTTCCTCGTGGACCCGCGTTCGAACAAGACCGAGATCAAGCTCGCCATCGAGAAGATCTTCGACGTCAAGGTCGACAGCATCAACACGCTCAACCGAACGGGCAAGACCCGTCGCACCCGCTTCGGCACCGGCAAGCGCAAGGACACCAAGCGCGCCATCGTCACGCTGAAGTCCGGTTCCATCGACATCTTCACGGCTGTCGGCTAG